The following DNA comes from Salvia splendens isolate huo1 chromosome 17, SspV2, whole genome shotgun sequence.
ATGAGAACCTCACCTCACCGCGGAGATTCTGTCTGGCGGCGTTCCGATGGCTGTGCAGCGAACAACGATgaaattgatttcttttttatccTCTTTTCACGATCTATCCAAATCTACAACTTTCGAAAACTAGTTTTAAGTTTTATGTTTTCAAAAATTAAGtttcaaaataagaaaaaacaacaaaaaggaAGAACCTTACCTCTCTCAGTCGACGACGGATAGCGGCAGGCGGCGGCTGGGCGAGGGGCAAGCCCAAGTTGGGCAGCGGctgaaagagagagggagagacgGGTGAggaaagagagaggagagaaagaagaaatacAGGAAGAAGAGAGAAAGGAGAGACGCCGGCGTGGTGGAGGCTCTGGCCGGCAGCGGCGCGGCTGGAGAAGGCTGTGGGAGTTGAGAGAGAGACGTTGGAGGCGTGAGTGAGAGAAGAGAGTGTGATAGGGATTTCTCTCATTCGAAGTCTTTGggctcttattttatttcttttgggCTTATGTTTTATTTCAAGTTGGGCCTGTACAAATCGGATAAGTTGGAcctcttaattaattatttggaGTGTTTGGGCTAGAATAAATATGATATATGTGAGCCCATGctttctaattaatttttaacATGGGCTAGTTTAAGTTGTTGGCcctcaatttaattattaagctttgattaaattaatttcttGGATTTATGTTCCTTTGAATAGAATAAGTATGCATTGATTAAAGTAAAGTCTTGGAGTTATTTAGTTAAATAATCTATTGATTAATTGTTTCTAATAATTAAATCTCTCGACTTAATTGAACGAAAGAATTAACGTTTGAATGAACAAGAAGATAGGATGCATATCCTAGGTGCATATCATATGCTTTTATCTAATTCTTGAAGATAAATCGTTATTATCTTTTATTGGATAAGGTCCATTGCAAGGAACTTAACTCCAAGTgagttagtactccctccgcccccaaagaatatgcactttaggatcggcacgagttttaatgcaaaattggtaaagtaagagagagagatagagagaaaaagtaattaaagtattgttagtggagaatgtgtTCCACCTCATTAgacaaaaaataatttctgaaattagaaagtgcatattcttgtgggatagaacaaaaatgaaagagtgcatattcttgtcggacggagggagtgttaTATCACGGAGTTTGGAAGCGTATAAGGTGCACTTTCTATCttatatataaatgaaaatatgagaTGTTTTTCAGATATATATATCTATGCAAATGATaatgtcttgccataaatgttttgatttatgtaATGATGTCTATCTGTTTCGGTTATACCAAATATGATATGCCAAGGAAAATAAGAAATCGAATTTGGATCCCAGCAAGGGGAGAGTccctgctcggactagtgtataCGTGGATTATGTGTCATCGAGAGGGTTGGCCAGTCCGGTGTATGTGGAAAGTAGCCACTTTCCCGGTACAAGAAGGAATTTTTTATAGAGGGTTTAACCATGTGTGGATTTAAGCATTACAAAAAGAGTTACGAATAAAAACGTTTTTTATTTAGTTAAGGACGCTATTTATTGTTGCTAAATAAGAGTATATCACTTTAAAGTATATATTTTGAATTCCACTCAATTACATATTCTACactattatatactccctccgttcctagttaatagaggcatttcttttcagcgcggagtttaagaataatgtgttaaatggatggtgaaaaaataaagtaagagagatgaagagaaaataaagtaaaagggagaattactttttggcaaaaataaaaattactcaattaacttggaacttcccgaaatagaaaaatgactctattaacgtGGAACGGAGGGAGGGAGTACCTATGAGTAATTTTGAAGGAATTATATGCATTCCTATAACAAGAATAAATACAAGTGCTTGTAAAATAAGACATTATATTGCGAGTTTATGATCCCTTATAAACCAAAAAACAAAAACCAAGAAATCTACACATTTTATTTATGTTAACAGATAGCATACCTAATGCTCTAAAAACATCTTGAGCAAAGAAAGAGGGGAACGGTTGTGAGGCTGCGAAAAGTCATACGTCGTTATTTATTTGATAGGTGGAAGAGCATTAATCGATCTCCTGTTACTTTCACCCCCTTTGGCATTCTCTTTTGTTATAAATAAAGATCATTATCCATTTTGTCACCACAATGAAATGGAAAACAATACTAATAATAGTAAAGGAATGAGAAAAGGAGCTTGGAATAAAGAGGAAGATCTTCTTCTCAGAGACTGCATTCGTAAATACGGAGAAGGGAAATGGCATCTCGTCCCTCTCCGAGCTGGTAATTTATCATGCTTCTTCAATTCAAACAAacaattcttcttcttcttcttcttcttctctaatTTATTATCACTATATATATTTGCAGGGTTGAACAGATGTAGGAAGAGTTGCAGGCTGAGATGGCTCAATTATCTCAGACCAGATCTTAACAGAGGCTTTTTTACGAATGATGAAGTTGATCTCATCGTCAGGCTTCATAAATTGTTAGGGAACAGGCAAGTCTTCATTTCCTAATTTTTACGTACTTTTTTTGAGTCCAAAATAAACGAAGAAACTAAATACACAGAATTACGAAAATAATTaagaatttgaaattaattttagtataggcattaaatataaaaaatccaAGGCTCAGTGCCTCCCATTGTTGATCTGGATgcactactagaaaaattgcttctcacaacactttttttatcacactttataaaaagtgccagcatagatgtactatctacacactagcttttgactgcactttataatatattgttactgcagttcaacataaaaagtgtcatcatagatgtactatctacacactaccTCTTACTACAGGTACCCGGTGCTACACTTCATCAACTACCATTATAGATGAAGTGTCAGCACAGTAATTTTCTAGTGACAATTTTAAGTGCCATTACAcgccaattttctagtagtgatgTTTGTGCACGTTATGGCTAGATTTGGAATGTTATATAATTAATAGCTTTACCGTTAGATTTGGATGTTTGTCCTAATTTCTATATTAATTCAGAAGATTCacagtgaaaaaataaattatatagtattaaattttataaaattgtataGCCCAATTATGGAAGAATCAACCCCAACGattatttttaaacaaaaaataaattaaacatgaATGATAATTATAATTCCTAGCTATATTCCCTAGTTAATATTTCTAAAATTAagttaatataaattaaatcacaacatatttaaattagagaaaaataggaaaaattAAGTACAAAACATTATAGTGCGATACCATGTCACAGAAAATAGACGACCAAATACTTTTATGGATATGATATCAAGTTGTGGCATTCTATGATTAGGTCAACCTAAACACttactagtatttaattatcCCTAAAAATAAAACCTAAAAAATCATACTCCTAATTAACAACAAAGGCTCAATCGAAACAGGAGAAGTTTATCTCTCTTTCTCCTCGATAAAAGATGTCGACAATTAGCGAAAAACCCTAAGTACTATTCACTCAAGTTGAAGTCAAGAAATTCGAAGCAATAAATAATTGTAACCCCCACTTATTTATATCTGCAAAGCAACAAACTGTGATTTGGTTGTGACATCTCAGCTACTCCCTTTGAAAAATTTATCTTACCATTTTTTAGCATGTGATTTTGTACatggtttttttaattcaacttttaaatattaaaataaattaaaaggaatttaacgtgttatttttaatttgcaCACGTTTTGTTATCCAACAACGGAGGCAGATGGTCGTTGATCGCCGGCAGACTTCCCGGACGGACTGCCAACGACGTCAAGAACTTCTGGAACAGCCACATTTCAAAGCGACCGCCGCCTCCGCCCAAAGAAAAAGCCATCACCGAGAGCAACATCGTAAGGCCTCGAGCTCGGACCTTCTCCAACTCACACCCACCGGCTTGGTCCACCAAACTAATCGCTTCCGAGAAAATTCCAACGAACAACGATCCAACGAGGCCGTCTTCATCGGCTCTGCAGGACGATCTGGACGAGTGCATGCGATGGTGGGGAGACTTGCTCGAGATGTCGGAAAATGGGGAAAAAATCCGTTTATGTTCTCCGATAATAACGTGGCGAGTTTGCCCGAGCCGGGGATCGGCAATCTAGGCGGCGCCGATGAAGACGGGTTGACGTATGATGCTGAAATATTGTTTGGAGGTTGAACAATAATTGAGTGATGAACCCATTAAATGATTGATATACATATGTCCGTTGGCTTGTTGACTGTATGTTGTATCCTGTGTATGTCtagtaaatataataaaaggtttattgtatattaaaatatcaTTACACATCgcaaattaataaaaacatcGGTACACAATTGTGCAAGATCGTGTAAATTCATGAAATATATAGTGTAACAATGTAGTACgtatatagtatttttttatgctACAGTGAAATTTAAGTTAAGTCCTTGTAAGTTGTAAAGTAGAgatatcataaaaaaaattcaaatctttctctattgttttcttttctattttacatCTGAATTCCTtgagtattaattattattcttttaaatgGTTACTTgaatatatttatacatttttATATGGGATCGTCTTCTACTTAGTTTATCACCTTAATCCCAAATTGAGACTGAATATGGACCATTTGATTCAAAAATTAAAGGTTGagattgaattaaaaaaatcaataaatagtagataaaatatcaacaaaagggtaatatcatcattatgttatcatatgataattttcgtgagtatttttttatgtcaacatagtgtattataaatatcaacaatatggcatgaaaatatcaacacaagtacaagaaaatatcaacacggttttattgatattttacctatattatattgagattttgcatacactatattgagatttttatgCATTAATATGTAGCAGAAATAGTAGGACcacaagtacaagaaaatatcaacaatatggcATAAAAATCATATattatccaaaaatatattcCTATATAGTATATGTAGCAGTAATATTTATTCTTAAAATGCAGTGTGTATTTTTACTTACACAATACTTTATACTTTTGTATAATTCAATAATTAAGCAAAATAGTAGGACTACATGTAAACTTTCAATGTcagatttgaattttttaaatttttatgaacTTAGACTAATTATGTCCTCAAATGTTTTGGCGcaaaatgagaaagaaaaggtTGAGAATAATCTGAAATGTGATTAATGATTTTCTACATTTTTGTTTGTACGAGGTGATATGTAATACCCACTATTTAATTATCTTAGCTTTTAAGATTTTTATCGAACTAAGGAGTGCATGCCACTTTCTAGTTACCTTAAAATCCGAGAAATTTATAACTTTTGTGTTTGGTTTGCTTGAGTAATGATTATTTACGATCTAAATAAAAATTGAGCAAAGTTTGAATTAAGAAGGAATGCGCGTTCGTTTATTCTTTCAAGTAAACGAGATACAATGTAGTTACATTCCAAGCTATGGCTTAGCttacaaaaaataatacatatgaATGTTAGAATGGAAATGCTTCGAGTCTTTTTCTTACAATCCCAAGCCACCCCCTCTTCGAGGCCTGTGAGTTCGACCTTTTAAATGGAGTTgagtaaatggagaataaagtaagaaaggaaaaaagtagagagatatagagagaataaataaagagaaagtaaagttacGCAGAAGAAATATGTTTGCTTTTTGCGAAAAAAAATGACGCAATTACATTGGGACTACCTATGAAGAAATACGACTTAGCCACAACAGAGAGACGAAAGGTGTACTTAAAGACTAATGCATGTCACGAAAAAAGACTACTAATTAGTGTGTTGCTATTTTAGTTTGTACATCctagtatttatttatactattgAATTGTCACCAATCTTAGTTAACTATACTCGAATTTCTGACTTTAAGCATTTTGACACTCATAAGAAAATTGATTCTCGAGTAGAGTATTCTTTTCGAGTTCAAACTATGAGCGTGGTAAGAATATTAACTGCACGAAAACGGTATGCTGATGCTAGATTTCCGGGCAAACCAAATTGATACAATGTAGCTTACAATGTAGTATTATGTTCGAATGGGGccaattaattaaagtatgGGTTGTTTTAATTAATGAGTTGAGCCTTTTAATTAGTTGGGAATTTGGGCTATAATGTAATTGAAGAAGCGTGCTTGTTTGgaccaaaatttaattattagaaGTTGGAATTAATTTAAAGAAATTGAGCTTGAAGCTTGATTAATTTCCggataatttatttaatttccgAAGATGGAAGATATTTAAGTTGGAGGCAcgaagggccgaccggcgtcacCCTGCGACGCCATGGGTGGCCTTAAGAAAATTTAAAGGAGAGAATTTTAATGGATTTTTCAAAGAAtccatatttataaaaaaaaagagtgcaaaagaaattgtgttagagaaaatagaatttctccaaatttaattaaagtaaatGATTAAATTCTGCAAAGTAGTAAAGCCGAGGTAGGATTAAGAAAAACCCTATAAGACTAGACTAAGATATAAGTGCTATccaataggatgcatgcattcttttctaaaaaaaatagttcaagtactaattagcgtactatgctatttattttcaaaggataaattgctcaagggcaagtgaggccaaaGCGAGTAATTGAGTTGAGGAATAAGCATATCAGGTGGGCATTCTTTTCAAAACGTGATTTTAGTATGAATATGTGAATCATTTCTAAACATGTTTGTCATGTCATGTTTTGCTTTTACGattacctatctgcttggctatgccaatcatgttaaatcgaattcgggtcccagtagggccgcaaaccctactcagactagtgtacacatatggggatcgtgagctaaCTTTCAAGTAGGTCGGTCCAGTAACCGTCGTGGAATTTGGCCACATTCTCGGTTCACATACGTTTCAAATATGGTAtctatgtttatgtgattgcgcaatcaattttatgaaattaaaggaaatttagtgactcgggccttttaaataaaaacccCGTGTCACTCAACTGTGGCTGACAAATTTAAATGCAACTTATATTTTGACACCATGTCCACtaagtatattaagtactcagctaTGCATGTTTAttttctaacgtgcaggttgagcgtgtacgaggaggcgaaggtgttgggtaatgttttttttaataagtgGCAATAGGTAGCCCAAAGTagtgtgtcttcacacatgctACTTTGTCTTGGACTTCCGCTGCAATAGGACAATGTACTAGGAGTTACGAACCCGGTTATTATACTCTGATTTCATTTTGACTGTGTACCACCTTCGCCTTCGGAATTAATGTTTTGAGTTTGACTTATTCCTTATGTTTATCCCTTTATTTTAAGACTATTTAGTCGCGTTATAGCTGCGCTCACTAACACTAGGGAGATGTTGTCGTGAGATGATATTTTTTACTAGTTCATGACCTAAAAGGTGCAAACCCCATAATCAAGGGTCCTAATTTGAAGTTCAATCTCTACCTATTACTACATGATATACATCGCAAGATTACGTGAACACCTAATtccttgatttaattttatccGTGTTCTTTTATGATCAGTAATAAGAAAAAATTAACTACAACTTCATGTAATATGAAAGAACAATAACAAGATGTAATATGTAATCAGAACTCCTCATTTCATGTTTATCATTTGTAGGTAAATAAATTTTGCTTTCTATTAATTCGTTTTACTCATGGTTTTCATTGTAAATATAATACTACAGAGTATATGAAAACATGACCTACAttctactctctccgttccataatagtggagacatttctttccggtacagagattaagaaaagaaataaaaagatgataaagtaggagagaagaaaaaagtagagagaataaagtaagataggggaaagtaagtgagaagaaatgtgttgacttttacttaAAATGGGAAATGACTCCAATActtgga
Coding sequences within:
- the LOC121774226 gene encoding transcription factor MYB114-like, translated to MENNTNNSKGMRKGAWNKEEDLLLRDCIRKYGEGKWHLVPLRAGLNRCRKSCRLRWLNYLRPDLNRGFFTNDEVDLIVRLHKLLGNRWSLIAGRLPGRTANDVKNFWNSHISKRPPPPPKEKAITESNIVRPRARTFSNSHPPAWSTKLIASEKIPTNNDPTRPSSSALQDDLDECMRWWGDLLEMSENGEKIRLCSPIITWRVCPSRGSAI